One Peromyscus leucopus breed LL Stock chromosome 4, UCI_PerLeu_2.1, whole genome shotgun sequence genomic region harbors:
- the Gjd2 gene encoding gap junction delta-2 protein yields MGEWTILERLLEAAVQQHSTMIGRILLTVVVIFRILIVAIVGETVYDDEQTMFVCNTLQPGCNQACYDRAFPISHIRYWVFQIIMVCTPSLCFITYSVHQSAKQRERRYSTVFLALDRDPTESIGGPGGTGVGGSSGSKREDKKLQNAIVNGVLQNTENTSKETEPDCLEVKELTPHPSGLRTAARSKLRRQEGISRFYIIQVVFRNALEIGFLVGQYFLYGFSVPGLYECNRYPCIKEVECYVSRPTEKTVFLVFMFAVSGICVVLNLAELNHLGWRKIKLAVRGAQAKRKSVYEIRNKDLPRVSVPNFGRTQSSDSAYV; encoded by the exons ATGGGGGAATGGACCATCTTGGAGAGGCTGCTGGAAGCCGCGGTGCAGCAGCACTCCACTATGATCGGGAG GATCCTGTTGACTGTGGTGGTGATCTTCCGGATACTCATTGTGGCCATTGTGGGGGAGACGGTGTACGATGATGAGCAGACCATGTTTGTGTGCAACACCCTGCAGCCCGGCTGTAACCAGGCCTGCTATGACCGCGCCTTTCCCATCTCCCATATACGTTACTGGGTCTTCCAGATCATAATGGTGTGCACCCCCAGTCTCTGTTTCATCACCTATTCTGTGCACCAATCGGCCAAGCAGCGAGAACGCCGGTACTCTACTGTCTTCCTAGCCCTGGACAGAGACCCCACTGAGTCTATAGGGGGACCTGGAGGAACTGGGGTTGGGGGCAGTAGTGGGAGCAAACGAGAAGATAAGAAGTTGCAAAATGCCATTGTCAATGGGGTGCTGCAGAACACAGAGAACACCAGCAAGGAGACAGAACCAGATTGCTTAGAGGTTAAAGAGCTGACTCCACACCCATCAGGGCTGCGCACAGCAGCAAGGTCCAAGCTCCGAAGACAGGAAGGTATCTCTCGCTTCTATATCATCCAAGTGGTGTTCCGAAATGCTCTGGAGATTGGGTTTCTGGTGGGCCAATACTTTCTATATGGCTTCAGTGTTCCGGGGTTATATGAGTGTAACCGATACCCCTGCATCAAGGAGGTGGAATGTTATGTGTCTAGACCTACTGAGAAGACAGTCTTTCTGGTGTTTATGTTTGCTGTGAGCGGCATTTGTGTGGTGCTCAACCTGGCTGAACTTAACCATCTGGGATGGCGCAAGATCAAACTCGCTGTCCGTGGGGCCCAGGCCAAGAGAAAGTCGGTCTATGAGATACGTAACAAAGACCTGCCTCGAGTCAGTGTTCCCAACTTCGGCAGGACTCAGTCCAGTGACTCCGCCTACGTGTGA